One Spinacia oleracea cultivar Varoflay chromosome 4, BTI_SOV_V1, whole genome shotgun sequence DNA segment encodes these proteins:
- the LOC110785155 gene encoding pentatricopeptide repeat-containing protein At1g06270 — translation MALLSAKIIRIRQHICTPFVRLSSLYTTILQKPLEESMKIAVSNKTYEQIPDLVTSSEESCKKQNPFSFLSTFKLSDRTKIVDEMLQSFIPLRPHFHLKTTYHYLLCYTLQSSHPFPLALATLQRMLRSGCTPVPQTHLSLSIAWVHQQQQCESVGSVLLGMKSIGYRPDCGTCNFIIKSLCAVDQLEEAVEVLRGMVEVGCIPDAESYCTIIAAFCEFRKTDKALAMMKEMVKVNLSPREGTLVKLVAALRANKEIWRAAEMTEFLVKKGFHVGFKSFELLLEGCLEYNEFILAGKMAMLMTEKGYIPYIKVRQKVVEGLAGVDEWKLACVVRHRFAELNS, via the coding sequence ATGGCTCTCTTATCGGCTAAAATTATTAGAATTCGTCAACATATTTGCACCCCATTTGTCAGATTATCTTCCTTGTATACGACAATTCTCCAGAAACCACTTgaagaatccatgaaaataGCTGTTTCCAACAAAACCTATGAACAAATTCCAGACCTTGTGACATCCTCTGAAGAATCCTGCAAGAAACAAAACCCGTTTTCATTTCTTTCTACATTCAAATTGAGTGATAGAACTAAAATAGTTGATGAAATGTTACAGTCATTCATACCTCTTAGACCCCATTTCCACCTTAAAACTACTTATCACTATCTGTTATGTTACACCCTTCAGAGCTCCCACCCTTTTCCTCTTGCTCTTGCGACCCTCCAACGTATGCTTCGTTCTGGCTGTACCCCTGTACCTCAGACTCACCTGTCTCTGTCCATTGCTTGGGTTCATCAGCAACAGCAATGTGAGTCAGTGGGCAGCGTTCTTTTAGGCATGAAATCGATTGGGTATCGCCCCGATTGTGGAACTTGTAACTTTATTATCAAGTCTCTTTGTGCTGTTGATCAGTTGGAAGAGGCTGTTGAGGTGCTTAGGGGGATGGTTGAGGTCGGATGTATTCCTGATGCTGAGAGTTACTGTACTATTATAGCTGCATTCTGTGAGTTCCGAAAGACGGATAAGGCTTTGGCGATGATGAAGGAAATGGTGAAAGTAAACTTGTCCCCAAGGGAAGGAACGTTGGTGAAGTTAGTGGCTGCATTACGTGCAAATAAGGAGATTTGGAGAGCGGCTGAGATGACTGAGTTTCTGGTAAAAAAGGGGTTTCATGTTGGATTCAAGAGTTTTGAGCTTCTGCTTGAGGGTTGCTTGGAGTATAATGAGTTCATTTTGGCAGGAAAGATGGCAATGCTGATGACTGAGAAAGGGTATATACCATATATTAAGGTCAGGCAGAAGGTGGTTGAGGGGTTGGCTGGAGTTGATGAGTGGAAGCTCGCTTGTGTAGTCAGGCACAGATTTGCCGAGTTGAACTCATAG
- the LOC130471876 gene encoding uncharacterized protein, with protein MNPFGSLSSMHSTWPVILVTYNLPPSLCMKRKYMMLTLLISGRKQPGNDIDVYLAPLIDDLKILWEKGVKVFDAHQNETFNLREMLFCAIQDFPAYGNLSGYTVKGKTACPICEDRMKGKWLKNSKKMVYFDHRPFLPCDHPYRKQKKAFNGKQEFKKRPRDLSGEEVFQKVKDIQITFGKKSRAGISKQGYKKCSDFWRLPYWKHLFVRHCLDIMHIEKNVCDSLIGTLLNVPGKTKDGENARYDLKDMGIRSELHVVEGKPKKYLPPAAYTLSRKEKKVLCESLAGVKVPEGFSSNFRNLISMENLKLVGLKSHDCHIMMQYLLPVAIRSILPKNVRYAIIRLCLFFNAMYAKVINPKDLDNWETEIAIIICQLQMYFPPSFFDIMVHLPIHLVREIRYCGPVHLRAQWSFERQMKTYKGYVKNAYRPEACIAEKNFYEDLVGSCSQYLENAKIIGLPISKHSGRMEGKGIIGHKKRDLSYEEWHKAHTYALFNEDEVTPYINKHIDHLKQFNRKTSRKSLLSQHHNSFRTWLKDKVMRELNDPLYVVSDRLKSLALGPNFRASFYSGYVYNDCTFYT; from the coding sequence ATGAATCCATTTGGTTCTCTTAGTAGCATGCATAGTACTTGGCCAGTGATTTTGGTTACTTACAACCTACCACCTTCGTTGTGCATGAAAAGAAAGTACATGATGCTTACATTGTTAATTTCCGGGCGAAAACAGCCGGGAAATGACATTGATGTTTACTTGGCTCCCCTCATTGATGATTTGAAGATATTATGGGAAAAAGGTGTCAAAGTTTTTGATGCGCATCAAAATGAGACCTTTAATCTGAGAGAAATGTTGTTTTGCGCCATCCAAGATTTTCCGGCATATGGTAATCTTTCTGGGTATACTGTGAAAGGGAAAACTGCTTGTCCCATATGTGAGGATCGTATGAAGGGAAAGTGGCTAAAGAATTCTAAGAAGATGGTTTACTTTGATCATCGTCCGTTTTTGCCCTGTGATCATCCATACCGCAAGCAAAAAAAGGCTTTTAATGGGAAACAAGAATTCAAAAAACGTCCAAGAGACTTGAGTGGGGAGGAGGTGTTTCAAAAGGTTAAGGACATCCAGATAACCTTTGGGAAGAAATCTAGAGCAGGTATTTCGAAGCAGGGGTACAAGAAATGTTCTGACTTCTGGCGCTTACCCTATTGGAAACACTTATTTGTCAGACATTGTTTAGAtataatgcatattgagaagaATGTGTGTGATAGCTTGATTGGCACACTGTTGAATGTTCCTGGGAAGACAAAAGACGGTGAAAATGCTCGATATGACTTGAAGGATATGGGGATTAGAAGTGAACTCCACGTTGTTGAGGGAAAACCCAAGAAATACCTTCCTCCCGCAGCTTATACATTGTCACGAAAAGAGAAAAAAGTGTTATGTGAATCCTTAGCTGGAGTGAAAGTTCCAGAGGGTTTTTCTTCAAACTTTCGCAACCTTATTTCAATGGAAAATCTGAAACTTGTGGGTCTTAAGTCTCATGATTGCCACATTATGATGCAATATTTGTTACCAGTGGCTATTCGCTCAATTTTACCTAAAAATGTTCGATATGCCATTATTAGATTGTGTTTATTCTTTAACGCAATGTACGCCAAAGTCATTAATCCTAAAGACTTAGATAATTGGGAAACAGAAATTGCTATCATTATTTGCCAATTACAGATGTATTTTCCTCCATCTTTTTTTGATATCATGGTTCATTTACCTATTCACTTGGTGAGAGAGATAAGGTATTGTGGCCCAGTTCATTTGAGAGCTCAATGGTCCTTTGAAAGGCAAATGAAAACTTATAAGGGATATGTGAAGAATGCCTATAGACCCGAAGCTTGTATTGCTGAAAAGAACTTCTATGAAGATCTTGTTGGATCGTGTAGTCAATATCTAGAAAATGCAAAGATTATTGGGCTTCCAATATCAAAACATAGTGGTAGAATGGAGGGAAAGGGGATCATAGGTCATAAGAAACGTGACTTGTCTTATGAAGAATGGCACAAGGCCCACACATATGCTCTGTTTAACGAGGATGAAGTTACACCATATATTAACAAACACATTGATCACCTTAAGCAGTTCAATCGTAAGACAAGTCGGAAATCACTTCTTAGTCAACATCACAATTCATTTAGAACTTGGTTGAAAGATAAAGTGATGAGAGAGCTTAATGATCCACTATATGTTGTTTCTGATCGACTAAAGAGTTTAGCGTTAGGACCCAATTTTAGAGCCTCTTTTTATTCTGGGTATGTATATAATGATTGCACATTCTATACTTAG
- the LOC110785153 gene encoding zingipain-1, which yields MGFKTNIYLLLLACILWISSNADPGQVQPPSYDPRVMLKRYRNWMQTHGKEYKDQNEWELRFGIYQSNLQFVEYINSQNLTFKLTDNSFADMTNEEFNSLFTGRLTSIAPGKNLGPANKTNQHHHMPREVDWRDMDAVVHVKDQGSCGSCWAFSAIAAVEGLHKIKTGELVSLSEQELVDCDRGENLGCRGGFMEAAFEYIKVNGGVASEKHYPYKGKDGRCNAQKEKRHAVKIEGYKTVPENDEESLQAIVAMQPVSVAIDAGGYEFQLYDSGIFDGYCGTSLNHGVTAVGYGEEEEGNKYWIVKNSWGTQWGEQGYIRMKRDSSEKSGLCGIAMQASYPV from the exons ATGGGCTTCAAAACCAACATTTATCTTCTCCTCCTTGCCTGCATTTTGTGGATATCTTCAAATGCGGATCCTGGACAAGTTCAACCACCATCTTATGACCCGCGTGTTATGTTGAAGAGGTACAGGAATTGGATGCAGACTCATGGAAAAGAATACAAAGACCAAAATGAATGGGAGCTACGCTTTGGAATCTACCAGTCTAATCTTCAGTTCGTTGAGTATATAAATTCTCAGAACCTTACCTTCAAGCTTACTGACAACAGCTTTGCAGATATGACAAACGAGGAGTTTAATTCCTTATTCACAGGTCGTTTGACAAGCATAGCACCAGGAAAGAATCTTGGACCAGCCAATAAAACAAACCAACATCATCATATGCCAAGAGAGGTTGACTGGAGAGACATGGATGCAGTTGTTCATGTCAAGGACCAGGGCTCATGTG GAAGCTGCTGGGCTTTTTCTGCAATTGCAGCAGTTGAAGGACTCCACAAAATCAAAACTGGGGAGTTGGTTTCTTTGTCAGAGCAAGAACTGGTTGACTGTGACCGTGGTGAAAATTTAGGTTGCAGAGGAGGGTTCATGGAAGCAGCCTTTGAGTACATAAAAGTAAATGGTGGTGTAGCCTCTGAAAAACACTACCCGTACAAAGGAAAAGATGGCAGGTGTAATGCTCAGAAAGAAAAACGTCATGCTGTAAAAATTGAGGGTTATAAGACAGTACCTGAAAACGATGAAGAGAGCCTGCAAGCCATAGTTGCCATGCAGCCTGTATCTGTTGCCATTGATGCTGGTGGCTATGAATTTCAGCTATATGACAGTGGTATATTTGATGGCTACTGTGGGACAAGCCTTAACCATGGTGTAACTGCTGTTGGTtatggagaagaagaagaaggcaaTAAGTACTGGATTGTAAAGAATTCATGGGGTACTCAATGGGGAGAACAGGGCTACATCAGGATGAAACGTGATTCATCAGAAAAATCAGGTCTATGTGGAATAGCAATGCAAGCCAGTTACCCCGTTTAA